The following are encoded together in the Rhodospirillaceae bacterium genome:
- the rpmF gene encoding 50S ribosomal protein L32, which yields MAVPKSKITKSKRNMRRAHDRLPSGVYEECANCGELKRPHHVCNACGNYNDREVVKAEDAA from the coding sequence ATGGCTGTTCCAAAAAGTAAAATTACGAAATCCAAAAGAAACATGCGCCGTGCCCATGATCGGTTGCCTTCTGGGGTTTATGAAGAATGCGCAAATTGTGGGGAATTGAAACGTCCGCACCATGTGTGTAATGCTTGTGGTAACTATAATGACCGTGAAGTCGTCAAAGCCGAAGATGCGGCTTAG